Proteins co-encoded in one Salvelinus sp. IW2-2015 linkage group LG17, ASM291031v2, whole genome shotgun sequence genomic window:
- the LOC139029076 gene encoding zinc finger protein PLAGL2-like, with protein sequence SPPLPHLQQPQQHQQQQHAQPPPKYQLGSTSYLLDKPLKVEMESFLMDLQSGLPGHHSGDHHHAASSPPKEGLEHPSGLTDELCGDPLLSKSPAVIAEALCAANMDFSHLLGFLPLNLPPNLPPYNAPMSTAGLVMSYTSSTPASSSSSSSSSSSLHAAEPHAVATAAAAPLTSLQPQPQEQQGSSGGLGLGPLHTLPPVFSSSLSTTTLPRFHQAFQ encoded by the coding sequence TCCCCCCCGCTGCCTCACCTGCAGCAGCCCCAACAGCACCAGCAGCAACAGCACGCCCAGCCGCCGCCCAAGTACCAGCTGGGATCTACCTCATACCTGCTGGACAAGCCTCTCAAAGTGGAGATGGAGAGCTTTCTCATGGATCTGCAGAGTGGGCTGCCGGGCCACCACTCAGGCGATCATCATCATGCTGCTTCCTCGCCCCCCAAGGAGGGACTAGAGCACCCCTCAGGCCTGACAGACGAGCTGTGTGGGGACCCCCTCCTGTCCAAGAGCCCTGCTGTCATCGCTGAGGCTCTGTGCGCTGCTAACATGGACTTCTCTCACCTGCTGGGCTTCCTGCCCCTCAACCTGCCCCCCAACCTGCCCCCATACAACGCCCCCATGAGCACAGCAGGGCTTGTCATGAGCTACACCTCGTCTacccctgcctcctcctcttcctcctcttcYTCATCCTCATCCTTGCATGCTGCCGAGCCCCACGCCGTTGCCACAGCTGCAGCCGCACCTCTTACCTCTTTGCAACCTCAACCTCAGGAGCAGCAGGGCTCCAGCGGGGGCCTGGGTCTAGGGCCCCTGCACACTCTCCCGCCAGTGTTTAGCTCCAGCCTCAGCACGACCACCCTGCCTCGCTTTCACCAGGCCTTCCAATGA